In Pseudanabaena yagii GIHE-NHR1, the following proteins share a genomic window:
- a CDS encoding HesA/MoeB/ThiF family protein, whose translation MPFSNPRLSATELERYSRQMMLPNFGEEAQRKLKSATVLVTGVGGLGGTAALYLAVAGIGKLILVRGGGLRLDDMNRQVLMTDDWVGNPRVFKAQETLLSINPDVEIEAVYDYVTAENVDELVQSCDIALDCAHNFNERDLLNAACVRWQKPMVEAAMSDMEAYLTTIVPHETGCLSCLFPEKPNWDRRGFGVLGAVSGTLACLTALEAIKFLTGFASPLLSQLLTMDLGRLEFAKRHTFHDPNCPVCGGNQQQLSPVPTLTKKKVTSQRVPSFAKMLVQTAPLNH comes from the coding sequence ATGCCTTTTTCTAATCCTCGACTATCTGCAACAGAGTTAGAACGCTATAGCCGTCAAATGATGTTGCCTAATTTTGGTGAAGAAGCTCAAAGAAAGCTCAAGTCGGCAACCGTCCTAGTAACAGGTGTAGGTGGTTTAGGTGGTACGGCTGCCCTCTATCTTGCTGTTGCTGGTATTGGTAAATTGATTCTAGTACGTGGTGGTGGCTTGCGACTTGACGACATGAATCGCCAAGTCCTGATGACCGATGATTGGGTTGGCAATCCTCGTGTTTTCAAGGCGCAAGAAACCCTGCTGAGTATCAATCCCGATGTGGAAATAGAAGCTGTCTATGATTATGTGACAGCGGAAAATGTTGATGAGCTAGTTCAATCCTGTGATATTGCTCTCGACTGCGCCCATAACTTTAATGAACGCGATCTGCTTAATGCCGCTTGTGTGCGCTGGCAAAAGCCAATGGTAGAAGCAGCGATGAGTGATATGGAAGCTTATCTCACCACCATTGTTCCCCATGAAACAGGATGCCTCTCCTGTCTATTTCCCGAAAAGCCTAATTGGGATCGCCGAGGTTTTGGAGTTCTTGGTGCAGTATCAGGAACTTTAGCCTGTTTGACTGCTTTAGAAGCAATTAAATTTCTGACAGGTTTTGCATCGCCATTACTTTCACAACTTCTCACGATGGATTTAGGGAGATTGGAATTTGCGAAGCGTCATACGTTTCACGATCCTAACTGTCCCGTCTGTGGTGGCAATCAGCAGCAGTTATCCCCAGTTCCCACCTTAACTAAAAAGAAAGTAACTAGCCAGCGCGTTCCATCTTTCGCCAAAATGCTGGTGCAGACTGCTCCTCTAAATCATTGA
- the nifW gene encoding nitrogenase-stabilizing/protective protein NifW, with protein sequence MVGKLSEFRKLTDAEQYFEFFDLAYDPQVVNINRLHILKKFSQSLEEIDNKFAESDEEQKLNFYREALEASYATLQTSNAIEQKLFKVFHQKPSNIVMLSDIGSDIDEEDE encoded by the coding sequence ATGGTTGGTAAACTTAGCGAGTTTCGGAAATTGACCGATGCGGAACAATATTTCGAGTTTTTTGATCTTGCCTACGATCCCCAAGTTGTCAACATCAATCGCTTGCACATTCTCAAAAAATTCTCGCAGTCTCTAGAAGAAATCGACAATAAATTTGCAGAATCTGACGAAGAGCAGAAGCTAAATTTCTATCGAGAAGCTCTAGAGGCTTCCTATGCCACCTTGCAAACCTCCAATGCGATCGAGCAGAAGTTGTTTAAAGTCTTCCATCAAAAGCCATCAAATATCGTCATGCTAAGCGATATCGGTAGCGACATCGATGAGGAGGATGAATAG
- a CDS encoding CCE_0567 family metalloprotein codes for MVQVTDTAIAGLSIDDLKTKIKRLNSKAGQMKMDLHDLAEGLPTDYEQLMDVAAKTYDIFHQIDELKKQLIILEQINH; via the coding sequence ATGGTGCAAGTGACAGATACAGCGATCGCAGGACTTAGTATTGACGACCTCAAAACTAAAATCAAGCGGCTGAACAGCAAGGCAGGTCAAATGAAAATGGATCTGCATGATCTCGCAGAAGGGTTACCCACCGACTACGAACAACTAATGGACGTAGCAGCCAAAACCTATGACATCTTTCATCAAATTGATGAGCTGAAGAAACAATTAATCATTCTCGAACAGATTAATCATTGA
- a CDS encoding NifX-associated nitrogen fixation protein, protein MTATVTLSSTTETATPVNGAEVIKQSPFLQAIVQQIRVNDGYGTYRNWSDELLLKPFILTKQQKRKISVEGDVDPITKGRIFAFYRAIALRIEQQSGLLCQVVVDLSHEGFGWALIFSGRLLLTTRTLRDAQRFGFDSLEKLGEEGEKLAQKGVEYAINFPEVAKA, encoded by the coding sequence ATGACCGCAACAGTTACATTATCTTCCACCACAGAAACTGCTACCCCTGTAAATGGTGCAGAAGTAATTAAACAAAGTCCATTCTTACAAGCCATAGTTCAGCAAATCCGCGTTAACGATGGCTATGGAACCTATCGCAATTGGTCGGATGAATTGCTGCTCAAGCCCTTTATTCTTACCAAACAACAAAAGCGTAAAATCTCCGTAGAAGGTGATGTTGATCCCATTACCAAAGGCAGAATTTTTGCCTTCTACCGTGCGATCGCTCTTCGCATCGAGCAACAATCGGGTCTTCTATGCCAAGTAGTTGTCGATCTCAGTCATGAAGGATTTGGTTGGGCTTTGATTTTCTCTGGTCGCTTACTGTTGACAACTCGCACCTTGCGTGATGCTCAACGCTTTGGCTTCGACTCACTAGAGAAGTTAGGCGAAGAAGGCGAAAAACTTGCCCAAAAGGGTGTGGAATACGCTATCAACTTCCCTGAAGTTGCCAAAGCCTAA
- the nifX gene encoding nitrogen fixation protein NifX, whose translation MKVAFTTSDRIHINAHFGWAKEIDVYEVTTEGYQFVDTLSFKGELKEDGNEDKLVPKIEALVGCTIVYVSAIGGSAAARLIRKRITPIKAKSEEEEIAEVLSKLVLTLQGNPPPWLRKALQPPSHDFDDLETG comes from the coding sequence ATGAAGGTTGCATTTACGACAAGCGATCGCATTCACATTAATGCCCACTTTGGCTGGGCAAAAGAGATTGATGTCTATGAGGTCACGACGGAAGGATATCAATTTGTGGATACGCTCAGTTTTAAAGGTGAGTTAAAGGAAGATGGCAACGAAGACAAGCTGGTTCCCAAAATCGAAGCATTAGTTGGTTGCACCATCGTCTATGTTTCCGCGATCGGTGGTAGCGCCGCTGCTCGTCTGATTCGCAAGCGGATTACTCCCATCAAAGCGAAGTCAGAAGAGGAAGAAATCGCGGAGGTACTAAGTAAATTGGTACTAACTCTGCAAGGCAATCCTCCACCTTGGTTGAGGAAAGCACTGCAACCCCCATCTCATGATTTTGACGATCTAGAGACTGGTTAA
- a CDS encoding bifunctional nitrogenase iron-molybdenum cofactor biosynthesis protein NifEN, whose product MKLTQGKINELLSETACEHNHHHHKDGQKKNKACSQQAQPGAAQGGCAFDGASIALVPITDVAHLVHAPIACGGNSWGARGSLSSGSTMYKMGFTTDLSENDIIFGGEKKLYKAILEVQQRYQPAAVFVYNTCVTALIGDDLEAVCQKAAERTGIPIVPINSPGFAGTKNLGNRMGGEALLEYVIGTTEPEYTTPYDINLIGEYNIAGELWSVLPLFEKLGIRVLSKITGDATYKEVCYAHRAKLNVLICSKALINVARKMEERYGIPYTEESFYGIADMNQCLRNIAAKLGDRDLQDRVEKLIAEESANLDRELAPYRDRLKGKKVVLYTGGVKSWSIISAAKDLGMEVVATSTKKSTEEDKAKIRALLSKDGIMMEKGNAQELLKTIAKTQADMLIAGGRNQYTALKARIPFLDINQERHHPYAGYVGMIEIARELEEALYSPIWEQVRQPAPWEDPLAFNKSLLIESHAEQVKTDIITPKKAVAVNALKQSQPLGASLAFLGLKGAMPLMHGSQGCTAFAKVQLVRHFREAIPLATTAMTEVTTILGGEDNIAQAILTLVEKAQPEIIGLCTTGLTETRGDDMEGILRTFRQKHPELDKLAIPFASTPDFRGALQDGYAAVIESIVRSLPQEGIKNSQQLTVLASSALAPGDIQEIKEIINSFGLSPIFIPDLSSSMDGHLSESYSPVTTGGTTLEQIQSVGSSVFTLALGESMRTAATILQERFGTDYQVFDRLTGLGATDLLLQQLYQLSGVAVPEKYRYQRQQLQDAILDTHFYFGRKRVSLALEPDLLYSVAWWLTEMGVELQAAVTTTRSPLLEKLPIAEVTIGDLEDFEHLAAGSDLMATNSNGKRVAKKLGIPLYRLGFPILDRLGNGHRSIVGYRGTMELLFELGNIWLEAEEK is encoded by the coding sequence ATGAAACTCACACAAGGAAAAATCAACGAACTCCTGTCCGAGACTGCCTGTGAGCATAATCATCATCATCACAAAGATGGGCAGAAAAAGAATAAAGCTTGCTCACAACAAGCCCAACCAGGAGCCGCGCAAGGTGGCTGTGCCTTTGATGGTGCATCGATCGCTCTCGTCCCTATTACCGATGTCGCCCATCTTGTCCATGCCCCGATCGCCTGTGGTGGCAATTCTTGGGGTGCAAGAGGTAGCCTGTCGTCAGGTTCGACCATGTATAAAATGGGCTTTACCACCGACCTCAGCGAAAACGATATTATCTTCGGTGGTGAGAAAAAGCTCTACAAGGCAATTTTAGAAGTTCAACAACGTTATCAACCTGCGGCGGTGTTTGTGTATAACACCTGTGTGACTGCCCTGATTGGTGACGATCTCGAAGCAGTTTGTCAAAAAGCCGCCGAACGAACAGGTATTCCCATCGTTCCGATTAATTCTCCCGGGTTCGCTGGAACCAAGAATTTAGGAAATCGCATGGGCGGCGAAGCTTTATTGGAATATGTGATTGGCACGACGGAACCCGAATATACCACTCCCTACGATATCAATCTGATTGGTGAATACAATATCGCAGGTGAGTTATGGAGTGTGCTGCCCTTATTTGAGAAATTGGGCATTCGCGTATTGTCGAAAATTACAGGCGATGCCACCTATAAAGAAGTTTGTTATGCTCACCGAGCAAAACTGAATGTTCTCATCTGTTCCAAAGCATTAATCAATGTCGCTCGCAAGATGGAAGAGCGCTATGGCATTCCCTACACCGAAGAATCTTTTTATGGGATTGCCGACATGAATCAATGTCTACGCAATATTGCCGCAAAATTAGGCGATCGCGACTTACAGGATCGAGTCGAAAAGCTGATCGCAGAGGAATCAGCAAACCTCGATCGCGAACTTGCGCCATACCGCGATCGCCTTAAGGGTAAAAAAGTCGTTCTCTACACAGGTGGTGTCAAAAGCTGGTCAATCATTTCCGCCGCGAAAGATTTGGGTATGGAAGTGGTTGCTACTAGCACCAAGAAGAGTACTGAAGAAGACAAGGCAAAGATTCGCGCCTTGCTGAGCAAAGATGGAATCATGATGGAGAAAGGGAACGCCCAAGAATTACTCAAAACCATTGCCAAAACCCAAGCCGATATGTTAATCGCAGGTGGGCGCAACCAATACACTGCCCTCAAAGCACGTATTCCCTTTCTCGACATTAACCAAGAGCGTCATCATCCCTATGCTGGCTATGTAGGCATGATTGAGATTGCTAGAGAATTAGAAGAAGCTCTCTATAGTCCAATTTGGGAGCAGGTTCGCCAACCCGCACCTTGGGAAGATCCCCTTGCGTTTAACAAGTCTCTATTAATTGAAAGTCACGCTGAGCAAGTTAAAACCGATATCATCACACCGAAAAAAGCAGTCGCTGTCAATGCCCTCAAGCAGAGTCAGCCTCTCGGTGCATCCCTTGCTTTTCTGGGGCTAAAGGGTGCGATGCCATTAATGCACGGCTCCCAAGGCTGTACCGCTTTTGCCAAGGTGCAACTCGTCCGCCATTTCCGCGAAGCAATTCCTCTAGCTACCACAGCGATGACGGAAGTTACCACGATTCTCGGTGGTGAAGACAATATTGCACAGGCGATTTTAACTCTAGTGGAAAAGGCTCAGCCCGAAATTATCGGACTCTGCACCACAGGATTAACGGAAACTCGCGGTGATGATATGGAAGGCATTCTCCGCACCTTCCGTCAAAAACATCCTGAACTTGACAAACTGGCAATCCCATTTGCGTCAACTCCCGATTTTCGAGGCGCGTTACAGGATGGCTATGCAGCAGTAATTGAAAGCATTGTGCGATCGCTACCCCAAGAAGGCATCAAAAATTCCCAACAGTTAACGGTCTTAGCAAGTTCGGCTCTCGCCCCTGGGGATATCCAAGAGATTAAGGAGATTATCAATTCCTTTGGACTATCGCCAATTTTCATTCCCGATCTTTCGAGTTCGATGGATGGACATTTGAGCGAGAGTTATAGTCCCGTCACTACAGGCGGAACTACCCTAGAGCAAATTCAAAGTGTCGGTAGTTCTGTGTTTACCCTTGCCTTGGGTGAAAGTATGCGAACTGCGGCGACAATTCTGCAAGAGCGCTTTGGTACTGATTATCAAGTATTCGATCGCCTCACGGGGCTAGGTGCAACGGACTTGCTATTGCAACAACTCTATCAATTGAGTGGAGTTGCCGTACCTGAGAAGTACCGCTATCAAAGACAGCAACTCCAAGATGCGATTTTAGATACACACTTCTATTTCGGTCGCAAGCGCGTTTCTCTAGCCCTAGAACCCGATCTGCTGTACAGCGTCGCTTGGTGGCTGACAGAAATGGGCGTAGAACTGCAAGCTGCCGTCACCACCACGCGATCACCTTTATTAGAAAAGTTACCGATAGCGGAAGTGACGATTGGCGATCTTGAAGATTTTGAGCACCTTGCCGCAGGTTCCGATCTCATGGCAACTAACTCCAACGGGAAGAGAGTTGCTAAAAAGTTAGGAATTCCGCTCTATCGTTTAGGCTTCCCCATTCTAGACCGTCTGGGTAATGGACATCGCAGCATCGTCGGTTATCGCGGCACGATGGAACTACTTTTTGAGCTTGGCAATATTTGGCTAGAAGCTGAAGAGAAGTAA
- a CDS encoding Mo-dependent nitrogenase C-terminal domain-containing protein, giving the protein MTATTHRFLSTLTQQSKPKKSFAIDIFLPLRQWLDRIEIRDRQFAETICHLIPASCPFERDVKAFGYTYHIPPLCKINPLFEELVNLRFRALIYLSELPS; this is encoded by the coding sequence ATGACCGCCACTACCCACAGATTTCTCTCCACTCTTACGCAGCAAAGTAAACCCAAAAAATCCTTTGCGATCGATATTTTCTTACCTCTGCGCCAATGGCTCGATCGCATCGAAATTCGCGATCGCCAATTCGCCGAAACCATCTGCCATCTAATTCCTGCCAGTTGCCCCTTTGAACGCGATGTCAAAGCCTTTGGCTATACCTACCATATTCCTCCCCTCTGCAAGATCAATCCCCTGTTTGAAGAGCTAGTAAACCTCCGCTTCCGCGCCCTAATTTACCTCTCCGAACTCCCCAGCTAA
- the cysE gene encoding serine O-acetyltransferase has product MMQPISHLDTLDNREIDRMCATAYPSDFPTKSSAHSLWQFYQLQLAQLPLVQLPLTQLQVAQQSWQRVTEVLQVIKADFQAIADRDPAAHHWLEILCCYPGLHALAIHRFTHWLHHRQIPLLPRLLAYCARFITGIDIHPAASIGKGVFIDHGMGVVIGETAIVGDYVLLYQGITLGGTGKETGKRHPTIGNHTIVGAGAKVLGNIQIGDNARIGAGSVVLRDVPSHTTVVGVPARICRPSQPTSLGQTNQEQLADPSADVLQNLLLRIERLEQQLSDNISQK; this is encoded by the coding sequence ATGATGCAACCCATCTCTCACCTAGACACTTTGGATAATCGGGAAATCGATCGCATGTGTGCCACAGCATACCCATCGGATTTCCCTACCAAATCATCTGCACATTCACTCTGGCAGTTTTATCAATTGCAACTGGCGCAATTGCCATTAGTGCAATTACCCCTGACTCAATTGCAAGTTGCCCAGCAATCATGGCAACGGGTCACCGAAGTTCTACAGGTAATTAAGGCTGATTTCCAAGCGATCGCCGATCGCGATCCTGCGGCTCACCATTGGCTAGAGATTTTATGCTGTTATCCGGGACTGCACGCCTTGGCGATCCATCGCTTTACGCATTGGTTACACCATCGCCAAATCCCCCTACTACCAAGGTTGCTTGCCTACTGTGCGCGATTTATCACGGGCATTGATATTCATCCTGCTGCCAGCATTGGCAAAGGGGTATTTATCGACCACGGTATGGGCGTAGTGATTGGTGAAACAGCGATCGTCGGCGACTATGTACTGCTCTACCAAGGTATCACCCTTGGTGGTACAGGCAAAGAAACTGGCAAGCGTCACCCTACCATCGGCAACCATACGATCGTCGGTGCAGGTGCTAAAGTCCTCGGCAATATTCAAATTGGTGATAATGCTCGCATTGGGGCAGGTTCAGTCGTGCTGCGTGATGTCCCCAGCCATACCACCGTTGTTGGTGTCCCTGCCCGCATTTGTCGTCCTAGTCAGCCCACTTCGTTAGGTCAAACCAATCAGGAACAGTTAGCCGATCCATCGGCTGATGTCTTACAAAACTTACTCCTTCGGATCGAGCGACTAGAACAACAGCTTTCAGACAACATTTCCCAGAAGTAA
- the nifB gene encoding nitrogenase cofactor biosynthesis protein NifB: MTPPTQALIASPVENKIATTPAKSQKSGNCGCSSSKGSQTSNKSTLSESMQERIAKHPCYSEEAHHHYARMHVAVAPACNIQCNYCNRKYDCANESRPGVVSELLTPEEAAHKVMVIGGKIPQMTVLGIAGPGDPLANPEKTFRTFELIAAEAPDIKLCLSTNGLMLPEYVDRIKKLNIDHVTITINMVDPEIGTKIYPWIRYNRKRYTGLEASQILHQRQMLSLDMLREADILCKVNSVMIPGINDEHLVEVDRVIREKGAFLHNIMPLISAPEHGTHFGLTGQRGPTPKELKKLQDSCADSNMKMMRHCRQCRADAVGLLGEDRSQEFTKEKFMEMAPTYDLETRQVVHAGIDLLQAELKEKKAKVTNIQKTVATPKILVAVTTKGSGIVNQHFGHAKEFQIYEVDATEVKFVGHRKIDQYCQSGYGEEATLEEIISSIADCKAVLTAKVGNCPQESLCKAGIEPVEAYDAIDTVAKEFYAKFLQKEALLEQAPY, translated from the coding sequence ATGACACCCCCGACACAAGCTCTCATTGCCTCCCCCGTTGAGAATAAGATTGCAACAACTCCAGCAAAATCCCAAAAATCAGGAAACTGTGGTTGTAGTAGCTCAAAAGGTTCCCAAACTTCTAACAAAAGTACTCTTAGTGAAAGTATGCAGGAGCGGATTGCGAAGCATCCCTGCTATAGCGAAGAAGCTCACCATCACTATGCTCGGATGCACGTTGCCGTAGCGCCCGCTTGTAACATTCAGTGTAACTACTGCAATCGTAAATATGACTGTGCCAACGAAAGTCGCCCTGGGGTAGTTAGTGAATTACTAACTCCCGAAGAAGCAGCTCACAAAGTAATGGTAATTGGCGGCAAAATCCCCCAAATGACCGTATTGGGAATTGCGGGGCCTGGTGACCCTTTAGCCAATCCTGAAAAGACTTTCCGAACTTTTGAGTTGATTGCAGCAGAGGCTCCCGATATTAAGCTCTGTCTTTCAACGAATGGATTGATGCTTCCCGAATATGTCGATCGCATCAAGAAGTTGAACATCGATCATGTGACGATCACGATTAATATGGTCGATCCTGAAATCGGTACTAAGATTTATCCTTGGATTCGTTATAACCGTAAGCGCTACACTGGTCTAGAAGCGTCACAGATTCTGCACCAACGCCAAATGTTGAGCTTAGATATGCTCAGAGAAGCAGACATTCTTTGCAAAGTTAATTCGGTGATGATTCCCGGAATTAACGATGAGCATCTCGTAGAAGTGGATCGAGTGATTCGTGAAAAAGGGGCTTTTCTCCACAACATTATGCCTCTAATCTCTGCTCCTGAACATGGCACACATTTCGGTTTAACTGGACAACGCGGTCCTACTCCCAAGGAGTTGAAAAAACTTCAGGATAGCTGCGCTGACAGCAACATGAAGATGATGCGCCACTGCCGTCAATGCCGTGCTGATGCCGTCGGTTTACTCGGTGAAGATCGTTCCCAAGAATTTACCAAAGAAAAATTCATGGAAATGGCTCCCACCTATGATTTGGAAACCCGTCAAGTGGTTCACGCTGGCATCGATCTCTTACAAGCAGAATTGAAAGAGAAGAAAGCCAAAGTAACCAACATTCAAAAGACAGTGGCAACTCCCAAAATCCTTGTAGCTGTGACTACCAAAGGCAGTGGGATTGTCAATCAACACTTTGGTCATGCCAAAGAGTTCCAAATTTATGAAGTTGATGCCACAGAAGTCAAATTTGTCGGACATCGCAAGATCGATCAGTACTGTCAAAGCGGTTATGGCGAAGAAGCAACTCTCGAAGAAATTATCTCTTCCATTGCTGATTGTAAAGCCGTACTGACCGCTAAAGTTGGTAACTGTCCTCAAGAAAGCCTTTGCAAAGCAGGTATCGAGCCAGTCGAAGCCTACGATGCGATCGATACCGTAGCGAAAGAATTCTACGCTAAGTTTCTCCAAAAAGAAGCTCTTCTAGAACAAGCTCCCTATTAA
- a CDS encoding 4Fe-4S dicluster domain-containing protein, with protein sequence MPYQLENQEIYWEVCLSQCPKAAIQKDASGHYLINQRLCHSCFYGKFPQFIQQHPTS encoded by the coding sequence ATGCCCTATCAGCTTGAAAATCAAGAGATCTACTGGGAAGTTTGTCTTTCGCAATGCCCAAAAGCAGCTATTCAAAAAGATGCTAGTGGACATTACCTAATCAACCAAAGACTTTGCCATAGTTGCTTTTACGGCAAGTTTCCCCAATTTATCCAACAGCATCCAACATCATGA
- the nifS gene encoding cysteine desulfurase NifS, which yields MNPDVIYLDNNATTRIDPAVVEAMLPYLTTYYGNPSSMHTFGGQVGKAIQNARSQVAELLGAEPSEIIFTSCGSEGNNTAIRAALAAQSDRKHIITTQVEHACVMNVCKQLEKQGYTVTYLSVNRKGQIDLSELEAALTGNTALVTTMYANNETGTIFPIEQIGSLAKEYGATFHVDAVQAVGKIPLNLKTSTIDLLTLSGHKLHAPKGVGALYVRRGYRFRPYILGGHQERGRRAGTENVAGIVALGKAAELELIHLPNAIQHEKKLRDRLEKFLLSTIADCEVNGDPKNRLPNTTNIGFKFIEGEAILLSLDRYGICASSGSACTSGSLEPSHVLRAMGLPYTILHGSIRFSLSRYTTDADIDRVLEVMPSIIDRLRALSPFNSDAAGWLQEREEALVK from the coding sequence ATGAACCCCGATGTAATCTACCTTGATAATAATGCTACTACCAGAATCGATCCCGCCGTTGTCGAAGCCATGCTTCCTTACCTCACCACTTATTACGGCAATCCTTCCAGTATGCACACGTTCGGTGGACAGGTGGGCAAAGCTATTCAAAATGCGCGATCGCAAGTTGCCGAACTCCTTGGAGCCGAGCCTTCAGAAATCATCTTCACTAGTTGCGGATCTGAAGGAAACAACACTGCCATCCGTGCAGCGCTTGCAGCCCAGAGCGATCGCAAACATATTATTACCACGCAAGTCGAACATGCCTGTGTGATGAATGTTTGCAAACAGTTAGAGAAGCAAGGTTATACCGTTACTTATCTCTCTGTAAATCGCAAAGGGCAAATTGATTTGTCGGAGTTGGAGGCGGCGCTCACTGGTAATACAGCGCTAGTAACCACGATGTACGCCAACAATGAGACAGGCACAATCTTCCCCATTGAGCAAATTGGCTCTTTGGCAAAGGAATATGGTGCAACCTTCCATGTGGATGCAGTACAAGCGGTTGGCAAAATCCCTCTCAACCTGAAAACCAGTACGATTGATTTGCTGACCCTCTCTGGACATAAACTGCACGCACCCAAAGGCGTTGGCGCATTATATGTCCGTCGTGGCTATCGCTTCCGTCCCTATATCCTTGGTGGACATCAGGAACGCGGGCGCAGAGCAGGAACTGAGAACGTCGCTGGTATCGTTGCCCTAGGTAAAGCTGCGGAATTGGAGTTAATCCATTTACCAAATGCGATACAGCATGAAAAGAAATTGCGCGATCGCTTAGAAAAGTTTCTCCTCTCAACCATTGCCGACTGTGAAGTAAACGGCGATCCTAAAAATCGTCTCCCAAATACTACTAACATCGGTTTCAAATTCATTGAAGGAGAAGCAATTCTCTTATCCCTTGATCGCTATGGTATTTGCGCCTCCTCTGGTTCCGCCTGTACCTCTGGCTCCCTCGAACCATCCCATGTGCTTCGTGCCATGGGACTCCCCTATACGATTCTCCACGGCTCCATCCGCTTCAGCCTCTCCCGCTACACCACCGATGCCGACATCGATCGCGTCCTAGAAGTCATGCCCAGCATCATCGATCGCCTCCGTGCTTTATCTCCCTTTAACAGCGATGCTGCGGGTTGGTTGCAAGAGAGAGAAGAGGCTCTTGTCAAGTAA
- the nifU gene encoding Fe-S cluster assembly protein NifU — protein MWDYTDKVLDLFYNPKNQGAIEVTDERDIAVVFGEIGSIACGDALRLHLKIDVPTDSILDARFQTFGCTSAIASSSALTEMIKGLTLDEALKVSNKDIADYLGGLPEAKMHCSVMGQEALEAAIYKYRGIEIEHHEEDEGALLCTCFGVSDNRVRRIVIENNLTTVEEVTNYIKAGGSCGSCLAGIEDIIAAVEKDKEATTARVEAELTRIQQTSRKLTTVQKITKIQEILDEVRPMLIADGGNVELFDVDGDIVKVILKGACSSCSSSTATLKDAIEVRLRDRVLSSLVVEAV, from the coding sequence ATGTGGGACTACACCGATAAAGTATTAGACCTCTTCTACAATCCTAAAAACCAAGGAGCGATAGAAGTTACTGACGAAAGAGATATTGCAGTTGTATTCGGCGAAATCGGCAGCATTGCCTGTGGTGACGCTCTGAGACTACATCTCAAGATTGATGTTCCTACCGATAGCATTCTTGACGCTCGCTTCCAAACCTTTGGATGCACGAGTGCGATCGCATCTTCTTCTGCCTTGACAGAAATGATCAAAGGACTTACATTAGATGAAGCTCTCAAAGTAAGCAATAAAGATATCGCCGATTACTTAGGCGGCTTACCTGAAGCAAAAATGCACTGTTCCGTAATGGGACAAGAAGCCTTAGAAGCCGCTATTTACAAGTATCGCGGCATAGAGATTGAACATCATGAAGAAGATGAAGGCGCACTTCTCTGCACCTGCTTCGGAGTTAGTGATAACCGTGTTCGCCGCATCGTCATTGAGAACAATCTCACTACCGTTGAAGAAGTTACTAACTACATCAAAGCTGGTGGTTCCTGTGGTTCCTGTCTCGCAGGGATTGAAGATATTATCGCGGCGGTAGAAAAGGATAAAGAAGCCACAACCGCTAGAGTGGAAGCCGAACTTACACGCATTCAACAAACTAGCCGTAAGTTAACCACTGTCCAAAAGATTACCAAGATTCAAGAAATTCTCGATGAAGTCCGCCCAATGCTCATCGCAGACGGTGGCAATGTCGAGCTATTCGATGTCGATGGCGATATTGTCAAAGTCATTCTCAAAGGTGCTTGCAGTTCTTGCTCTAGCAGCACCGCTACTTTAAAAGATGCGATCGAAGTGAGACTACGCGATCGCGTTCTCTCTAGCCTCGTTGTAGAAGCAGTTTAA